In Oxyura jamaicensis isolate SHBP4307 breed ruddy duck chromosome 11, BPBGC_Ojam_1.0, whole genome shotgun sequence, a genomic segment contains:
- the PLA2G15 gene encoding phospholipase A2 group XV, protein MVPPAGARLLPRPGGSSLLSILLLLLLCPGGGCLPRRRPSGPPVVLVPGDLGNQLEAKLDKPSVVHYLCSKKTDSYFTLWLNLELLLPVIIDCWIDNIRLVYNRTSKITEPPDGVDIRVPGFGQTFSLEFLDPSKRSVGSYFYMLVQSLVDWGYKRDEDVRGAPYDWRKAPNENGDYFVALRKMIELMYEQYGSPVVLIAHSMGNMYTLYFLNHQTQEWKDKYIKDYVSLGAPWGGVAKTLRVLASGDNNRIPVISSLKIRDQQRSAVSTNWMLPYNYTWPPDKVFVTTPTANYTLRDYQKFYRDINFEDGWLMRQDTEPLVYQMTPPGVRIHCLYGTGVETPDSFHYESFPDKEPKIIYSDGDGTVNLQSALQCQKWVDMQKQEVVVFELSGNEHIQMLSNDTTIAYVKKLLFNL, encoded by the exons ATGGTGCCGCCGGCCGGCGCTAGGCTCCTTCCGCGCCCGGGAGGGAGCTCCCTCCTCagcatcctcctgctgctgctgctctgccccggTGGCGGCTGCTTGCCGCGCCGCCGGCCCTCGGGGCCGCCCGTGGTGCTGG TTCCGGGGGACTTAGGTAATCAGCTGGAGGCAAAATTAGATAAGCCATCAGTAGTGCACTATCTCTGCTCTAAGAAGACCGACAGCTATTTTACACTCTGGCTGAATTTAGAATTGCTCCTGCCTGTCATCATTGACTGCTGGATTGATAATATCAG gctgGTATATAATAGGACAAGTAAGATAACGGAACCACCAGATGGAGTGGATATCAGAGTCCCAGGCTTTGGGCAGACCTTTTCTTTGGAATTCCTTGACCCAAGTAAAAGGAGCGTTG GCAGCTACTTCTATATGCTGGTGCAGAGTTTAGTAGACTGGGGCTACAAACGTGATGAAGATGTAAGAGGAGCACCTTACGACTGGCGAAAGGCACCAA ATGAGAATGGAGACTATTTTGTGGCCCTTCGCAAGATGATAGAATTAATGTATGAGCAGTATGGAAGTCCTGTTGTTTTAATTGCCCACAGTATGGGTAACATGTACACCCTGTACTTCCTCAACCATCAGACTCAGGAATGGAAAGACAAGTACATAAAGGACTATGTGTCATTAGGAGCTCCGTGGGGAGGAGTAGCTAAAACTCTGCGTGTGCTGGCTTCAG GTGACAACAACAGAATACCTGTCATCAGTTCACTCAAGATTCGAGACCAGCAACGATCAGCGGTTTCCACTAATTGGATGCTCCCCTACAACTACACATGGCCTCCAGATAAGGTCTTTGTAACCACACCTACAGCCAACTATACTCTTCGGGATTACCAAAAATTCTACAGGGACATAAATTTTGAAGATGGCTGGCTCATGAGACAAGACACTGAACCCTTGGTCTACCAGATGACACCACCTGGTGTGCGCATACACTGCCTCTATGGTACTGGTGTAGAAACACCAGATTCCTTCCATTATGAAAGTTTTCCTGACAAAGAGCCCAAGATTATTTACAGTGATGGGGATGGTACAGTAAACTTACAGAGTGCCTTGCAATGTCAAAAGTGGGTGGACATGCAAAAACAGGAAGTGGTGGTATTTGAGCTTTCAGGAAATGAGCATATTCAAATGCTATCAAATGATACTACTATTGCTTATgtgaaaaagctgctttttaatttgtga